The Candidatus Cloacimonadota bacterium genome includes a region encoding these proteins:
- the atpB gene encoding F0F1 ATP synthase subunit A, producing MLKIFLIFFVIEIALVVISGNFSKELKIGFEDGKFTVYQAESHYDLQEKITEEFQIDEYYSKHDVEPKIYGSSKIYDFFKNIFGKATAVATFQLLRMLLIVDILILLMAVLIRKSLLARPSKPQIIFELLYTSLEQFVTETLGKDKAYYTPYIVSLFLFLWVCNMIGMIPIPGFMEPTRNLNVPLGLGFLSVVIVHASAVKFKGAWKHLQNYINPVKNPLFLLDIVGEVSKVVSISFRLFGNILGGAIIILVVSSLVSYVVFPVGLNLFFGMFVGTIQAFVFTMLALTYIGVEIAE from the coding sequence ATGCTGAAGATATTTCTGATTTTCTTTGTGATCGAAATAGCTCTTGTTGTTATTTCCGGTAATTTCAGTAAAGAGCTGAAAATCGGATTTGAAGACGGCAAGTTTACTGTTTATCAGGCTGAATCACATTACGATCTTCAAGAGAAAATAACTGAAGAATTCCAGATAGATGAATATTATTCCAAACACGATGTAGAACCAAAAATTTACGGCAGTTCCAAGATCTACGATTTTTTTAAAAATATTTTTGGGAAAGCTACTGCTGTTGCTACTTTTCAGCTGCTTAGAATGCTGCTGATAGTTGATATCTTGATTTTGCTGATGGCTGTTTTAATAAGAAAATCACTGCTTGCCCGACCTTCCAAACCACAGATAATTTTTGAGCTGCTTTACACATCTCTGGAACAATTTGTAACGGAAACCCTGGGAAAAGATAAAGCTTATTATACACCTTACATTGTAAGTTTATTCCTGTTTCTCTGGGTTTGCAATATGATCGGAATGATCCCGATTCCCGGTTTTATGGAACCGACCAGAAATTTGAACGTTCCTTTGGGATTAGGTTTTTTGTCGGTTGTAATTGTCCACGCATCGGCAGTTAAATTTAAAGGTGCCTGGAAGCATTTACAGAACTACATCAACCCTGTAAAAAACCCGCTTTTCCTGCTGGATATTGTAGGAGAAGTTTCCAAAGTTGTATCCATCTCATTCCGACTTTTTGGAAATATTCTGGGTGGAGCGATCATCATTCTGGTTGTTTCATCTCTGGTAAGTTATGTGGTCTTTCCAGTTGGCTTGAATCTCTTTTTTGGAATGTTTGTAGGAACGATCCAGGCTTTTGTTTTCACGATGCTGGCACTTACTTATATCGGCGTAGAAATAGCGGAGTAG
- the atpE gene encoding ATP synthase F0 subunit C: MMISTEHIQIAAYLGAGLCVGIGAITTGIGSGMIAGEGAYGIVKQPKANEQLFRTMLIGQAAAQTAGIFALVISMLLIYGIDMTIGGWFKASAYLSAGLAMGLGSIGPSLGAGYAGSQACKSVARMPKQGNAIMGNMLIGQALAQTSAIFALVVAFLLIYSVPNQPDGISTGHIIVKSLALIGAGLAIGLGTLGPGTGIGFVAGKATDSMGRFPAQKPTILRTMFLGAAVSESTAIYSLVVSFLLIFAL; the protein is encoded by the coding sequence ATGATGATTTCAACGGAACATATTCAAATTGCAGCTTACCTGGGAGCAGGACTCTGTGTGGGAATCGGAGCGATCACGACCGGAATAGGTTCTGGAATGATTGCCGGTGAAGGTGCCTATGGAATCGTGAAACAGCCCAAAGCAAATGAACAGCTTTTCCGAACAATGTTGATTGGACAAGCGGCAGCACAAACGGCGGGAATTTTCGCTTTGGTAATTTCCATGCTGCTGATCTACGGAATCGATATGACAATCGGCGGCTGGTTCAAAGCTTCTGCATATCTCTCGGCAGGATTGGCGATGGGGCTGGGATCGATCGGACCTTCATTGGGTGCTGGATATGCCGGAAGTCAGGCTTGTAAATCTGTAGCCAGAATGCCCAAACAGGGAAATGCAATAATGGGAAATATGCTGATCGGACAAGCTTTGGCTCAAACTTCTGCCATTTTTGCTCTGGTAGTGGCATTTCTGCTAATCTATTCCGTCCCAAATCAACCGGATGGCATTTCAACCGGTCATATAATCGTGAAGTCTCTGGCGCTAATCGGTGCCGGACTTGCCATAGGATTGGGAACTTTGGGACCTGGAACAGGAATTGGATTTGTGGCAGGAAAAGCCACTGATTCGATGGGAAGATTCCCGGCTCAGAAACCAACCATATTGCGAACAATGTTTCTGGGGGCAGCAGTCTCAGAATCTACAGCGATCTATTCGCTGGTGGTATCATTTTTATTGATATTTGCATTATAA